A genomic window from Sulfurospirillum diekertiae includes:
- a CDS encoding DsrE family protein, whose protein sequence is MSKKAKILWTTDNKETALHMVCLYAHNALLKGWMDEVEVLVWGASQRLIAEDAEVRAKVEAMIKDGVKMIACLKCADTMDITTPLQTCGIDVYYTGELLSAWINSGETILSV, encoded by the coding sequence ATGTCAAAAAAAGCAAAAATCTTATGGACCACAGATAACAAAGAAACCGCCTTGCATATGGTTTGCCTTTATGCGCACAATGCACTTTTAAAAGGCTGGATGGACGAAGTTGAAGTGCTCGTCTGGGGCGCTTCGCAACGTTTGATTGCCGAAGATGCTGAGGTGCGAGCCAAAGTGGAAGCGATGATCAAAGATGGTGTCAAAATGATCGCATGTCTGAAATGTGCCGACACGATGGACATTACGACTCCTTTGCAAACCTGTGGCATTGATGTTTATTACACGGGCGAACTTTTGAGTGCGTGGATCAACTCTGGTGAAACCATTCTCAGCGTATGA
- a CDS encoding methyl-accepting chemotaxis protein has translation MYHLSIKIKALLLFTLTIFFVAGTSLLVMAYKSNELRKAQTKDTEELILDLSKNELKAYTRMAENAISTFYEASSSEANIAQNITSDAMSLKKTLDDVYQNNKDKLSSNELRTMLLSLINGYRYNNDIGYFYAYTTEGINVVHPINRALVGKNLMDMKDKEGNFVIKDLIKAAKEGTGVTRFIWPHPVTKVDEPKLSYNFYYEPLDLVIGTGDYASSIKERYQNEAIKVLEKLRYADDGYFYAIKKTDKGYAYAFHATNPSQKNKEFKLGIKDSHGNMYRDEIVQNVAKNMEEGTFVPYYFEHPTTKKDAPKIAYAKYFKAWDWIIVSGLYTDSIEAYTATQDKKVNSNINAMLIGTIVSGAIVALLTIFAIYFLITGLIATPLLNLKATAHNLAEGDGDLTKQLAIIHNDEIGGASKEINNFIEKVRATIALAKDTSSENASIAHELSVTTLQVGKRVEDSTTIINQTTQMSTIIKKEISVSVEEAKASKEEVIKANQELKTARGFVQQLGERVQNSAHTEMELAQKIQQLSSDADQVKNVLTVISDIADQTNLLALNAAIEAARAGEHGRGFAVVADEVRTLAERTQKSLVEINATINVIVQAIMDSSEQMNHNSKEVQELAVIAEDVGKKINITVDMMNIATNLNDKTVTDYIKTGAKIEEIVSKIEEINALSTQNTRSVEEIAGASEHLNSLTEKLNAILNKFRT, from the coding sequence ATGTATCATCTAAGCATTAAAATAAAAGCGCTCTTGTTATTTACACTAACGATTTTTTTTGTTGCTGGGACTTCTTTGCTCGTTATGGCCTATAAATCGAATGAACTTAGAAAAGCACAAACAAAAGATACCGAAGAGCTTATTTTAGATCTCAGCAAAAATGAGCTGAAAGCGTATACGCGTATGGCAGAAAATGCCATTAGCACCTTTTACGAAGCCTCTTCTTCTGAAGCAAACATCGCGCAAAATATTACATCAGACGCTATGAGTTTGAAAAAGACACTGGATGATGTTTACCAAAACAATAAAGATAAACTCTCCAGTAACGAGCTTAGAACCATGCTTTTAAGCCTCATCAATGGGTATCGTTATAACAACGATATTGGCTACTTTTATGCCTACACAACGGAGGGTATCAATGTAGTCCATCCCATTAACAGAGCGCTTGTCGGCAAAAATCTTATGGATATGAAAGATAAAGAAGGAAACTTTGTCATTAAAGACCTTATCAAAGCTGCCAAAGAGGGAACAGGAGTCACGCGTTTTATTTGGCCTCATCCTGTCACCAAAGTCGATGAGCCAAAGCTTTCTTACAACTTTTACTATGAACCGCTTGATTTGGTGATTGGTACAGGCGATTATGCGTCAAGTATTAAGGAGCGCTACCAAAATGAAGCCATTAAAGTTTTAGAAAAACTCCGTTATGCAGACGATGGTTATTTTTATGCCATCAAAAAAACAGATAAAGGGTATGCCTATGCCTTTCATGCAACAAATCCTTCACAAAAGAACAAAGAGTTTAAACTCGGCATCAAAGATTCCCACGGCAATATGTACCGTGATGAAATCGTTCAAAATGTAGCCAAAAATATGGAAGAAGGTACCTTTGTACCGTACTATTTTGAACATCCAACAACCAAAAAAGATGCTCCTAAAATCGCCTATGCTAAGTATTTTAAAGCGTGGGATTGGATCATAGTTTCAGGTTTATACACGGACTCCATTGAAGCATACACGGCAACACAAGATAAAAAGGTCAACTCCAATATCAATGCTATGCTGATTGGGACGATTGTATCGGGAGCTATTGTGGCACTTTTGACCATTTTTGCCATTTATTTTCTTATTACGGGACTTATCGCAACACCTCTGCTCAATCTTAAAGCAACCGCCCACAACCTTGCAGAAGGGGATGGTGATCTTACCAAACAATTAGCAATCATACACAACGATGAGATTGGTGGTGCATCCAAAGAGATTAATAATTTTATTGAAAAAGTGCGTGCAACCATTGCGCTTGCCAAAGATACCAGTAGCGAAAATGCTTCCATTGCACATGAGCTCTCTGTCACAACCTTACAAGTCGGTAAACGTGTCGAGGACTCAACCACTATCATTAACCAAACAACTCAAATGTCCACTATCATCAAAAAAGAGATCAGTGTGTCAGTGGAAGAAGCAAAAGCCTCTAAAGAAGAGGTCATCAAAGCGAACCAAGAACTAAAAACGGCTCGCGGGTTTGTCCAACAGTTAGGGGAGCGTGTTCAAAACAGTGCCCACACGGAAATGGAACTTGCACAGAAAATCCAACAGCTTAGCAGTGATGCCGATCAAGTCAAAAATGTTCTGACGGTTATTAGCGATATTGCCGATCAAACCAACCTTCTTGCACTCAATGCTGCCATTGAAGCGGCACGCGCGGGGGAACACGGAAGGGGATTTGCGGTTGTTGCCGATGAAGTGCGCACATTAGCAGAACGTACCCAAAAAAGTTTAGTGGAGATCAATGCTACCATTAACGTCATCGTACAAGCGATTATGGACAGCAGTGAGCAGATGAATCATAATTCTAAAGAGGTACAAGAACTCGCTGTGATTGCGGAAGATGTGGGTAAAAAAATCAACATAACCGTTGATATGATGAATATTGCGACTAATTTGAACGATAAAACCGTCACCGATTATATTAAAACAGGGGCAAAAATAGAAGAGATTGTCTCCAAAATTGAAGAGATCAATGCACTCTCCACGCAAAATACCAGAAGTGTGGAGGAGATAGCAGGTGCAAGTGAGCATCTCAACTCATTGACTGAAAAACTCAACGCAATTCTCAATAAATTTAGAACCTGA
- a CDS encoding MFS transporter — translation MFKTIFPLSLIISLRFLGLFIVLPVLSVYALHLEGSNEFLVGITIGGYALTQMFLQIPFGILSDKIGRKITIFVGLIVFLIGSLVCAYSTTIYGLMIGRFLQGAAAIGAVGTAMISDMVKEEVRGHAMAIMGGCIAASFAISMMLGSVIGGYYGVDKLFFITAALSVFAMIVLYTKVPNPPKIIHNYGADETQLRHILKDKDLMKMNITNMLQKGMMTLAFMVIPIIMVQQFDFAKKELWMVYLPAMLCGVLAMGPSAILGEKKHKAKEMLMIGVALFAISYVMMGYAHKAPWFIVGVVIFFIGFNMHEPLMQSMASKYAKVHQKGAALGVFNTFGYGGTFVGGVFGGYFLQHFGIMEIAWVIFIICILWLFLIASLKNPSHNKNIYLPYGEFDISRVEHLKGLKGVVEWYRNESEHILVVKYDANLTDKETILAVIS, via the coding sequence ATGTTTAAAACTATTTTCCCCCTTAGCCTTATCATTTCACTCCGTTTCTTAGGTCTCTTCATCGTCCTACCCGTTCTCTCCGTTTACGCACTTCACTTGGAGGGCTCCAACGAATTTTTAGTGGGCATTACCATTGGTGGGTATGCACTCACACAGATGTTTTTGCAAATTCCTTTTGGGATTTTATCCGATAAAATTGGACGTAAAATCACTATTTTTGTGGGGCTCATTGTTTTTCTAATTGGCTCACTTGTGTGTGCGTATAGTACCACCATCTACGGACTGATGATCGGACGCTTTTTGCAAGGAGCGGCGGCGATTGGTGCTGTTGGAACGGCGATGATCAGTGACATGGTCAAAGAAGAAGTGCGCGGACACGCTATGGCGATTATGGGAGGCTGTATCGCGGCAAGCTTTGCGATTTCCATGATGTTAGGTTCTGTCATTGGTGGTTATTATGGGGTCGATAAACTCTTCTTTATTACCGCCGCCCTTTCCGTTTTTGCGATGATCGTACTCTACACCAAAGTGCCTAACCCACCCAAGATCATTCACAACTACGGTGCCGATGAGACGCAACTGAGACATATTCTCAAAGATAAAGACCTCATGAAGATGAACATCACCAACATGCTTCAAAAGGGAATGATGACGCTTGCATTTATGGTCATTCCTATCATCATGGTACAACAATTTGACTTTGCTAAAAAAGAGCTTTGGATGGTTTATCTGCCTGCGATGCTCTGTGGTGTGCTTGCGATGGGACCTTCTGCCATTTTGGGAGAAAAAAAACATAAAGCCAAAGAGATGCTGATGATTGGTGTAGCACTTTTTGCGATCAGCTACGTCATGATGGGCTACGCGCACAAAGCTCCATGGTTTATCGTGGGTGTAGTTATTTTCTTCATCGGCTTTAATATGCACGAACCGCTCATGCAATCCATGGCAAGCAAATACGCTAAAGTCCATCAAAAAGGTGCAGCCCTTGGCGTGTTTAACACCTTTGGTTACGGTGGAACGTTTGTAGGTGGTGTGTTTGGTGGTTATTTCCTACAACATTTTGGCATTATGGAGATTGCGTGGGTGATCTTTATCATCTGTATTCTTTGGCTCTTTTTGATCGCCAGTCTTAAAAACCCAAGCCACAACAAAAACATTTATTTACCTTATGGCGAATTTGATATTTCACGTGTGGAGCACCTCAAAGGACTTAAAGGCGTTGTGGAGTGGTATCGCAACGAGAGTGAGCACATCTTGGTCGTCAAATACGATGCTAACCTCACCGACAAAGAGACGATTTTAGCGGTCATTTCCTAA
- the rdgB gene encoding RdgB/HAM1 family non-canonical purine NTP pyrophosphatase, translated as MRIILATSNQGKVKEFQSWISDYEVVAYSDIMAPFEIEETGSTFKENALIKARAVYEKLESKNDIVLSDDSGISVPALGGIPGIYSARYAGINANAKENLAKLIATLKENGIEKTPAFYTAAIALVCAKGEFCVHGWMHGEAIADARGNNGFGYDPMFIPCGYKQTLGELDESVKKAFSHRARALELAYIVLKSLK; from the coding sequence TTGAGAATTATTTTAGCCACGTCCAATCAGGGTAAAGTCAAAGAGTTTCAATCGTGGATCAGCGATTACGAAGTAGTCGCGTACAGCGACATTATGGCTCCTTTTGAGATTGAGGAAACGGGCTCAACCTTTAAAGAAAATGCCCTCATTAAAGCACGCGCCGTGTATGAAAAACTGGAGAGTAAAAACGACATCGTTTTAAGCGATGATAGCGGCATTAGCGTGCCCGCACTGGGAGGTATTCCTGGGATTTACAGTGCGCGATATGCTGGGATCAATGCCAATGCTAAAGAGAATCTTGCCAAATTGATTGCGACCCTAAAAGAAAATGGTATCGAGAAAACACCCGCGTTTTACACGGCAGCGATTGCGCTTGTTTGCGCCAAAGGTGAATTTTGCGTTCACGGTTGGATGCACGGCGAAGCGATTGCTGATGCGCGTGGAAACAACGGTTTTGGGTATGATCCGATGTTTATCCCCTGCGGATACAAACAAACTTTGGGAGAGTTGGATGAGAGCGTGAAAAAAGCCTTTTCGCACCGAGCACGTGCGTTGGAGCTCGCGTACATCGTACTGAAAAGCTTGAAATAA
- the mltA gene encoding murein transglycosylase A has translation MRYSLPLLICLLFVLSGCAPKSAPTPQDEAFVSSLKAQNERFNALAEHENFDELLSLFRQNCAAPLSKKAYPNVCEQSLHVKDARAFFQNSFELKKIQPNEQRSMLTGYYEPLLHGSLKKSARFKYPVYAKPKDLVAIVGERDKKMRGRSVKGKMLPYYTRAEIEKHKINAEVLCYVDDKIDLFFMEVQGSGRVEFEDGKVVFIGYADSNGHPYKSLGREMFNRGIFTNLEDISLQSIKAWLVAHPSQIDALLNTNPSYVFFRKMEQRATGSLGLVLTPERSVAVDRSYIPLGSLLALKSESPNYKVDKFVFAQDTGGAIKGPNRADMFMGYGERAQWIAGELKAPLEVWIMQPKF, from the coding sequence ATGCGATATAGTCTCCCCCTTTTGATCTGTCTACTGTTTGTGTTGAGCGGTTGTGCTCCAAAATCTGCTCCTACGCCTCAAGATGAAGCCTTTGTCTCCTCTTTGAAAGCCCAAAATGAACGCTTTAACGCGCTTGCGGAGCATGAGAATTTTGATGAACTTCTTTCGCTTTTCCGCCAAAATTGCGCCGCGCCACTGAGCAAAAAAGCGTATCCCAATGTCTGTGAACAATCTTTACATGTAAAAGACGCCAGAGCATTTTTTCAAAACTCTTTTGAGCTCAAAAAGATTCAGCCCAATGAGCAACGTTCAATGCTGACAGGGTATTATGAGCCTTTATTGCATGGCAGTTTGAAAAAAAGCGCACGGTTTAAATACCCTGTGTATGCCAAGCCCAAAGATTTGGTTGCCATTGTGGGAGAACGCGACAAAAAAATGCGTGGACGCTCCGTGAAAGGCAAAATGCTTCCGTACTATACCCGTGCAGAGATCGAAAAGCATAAAATTAACGCCGAAGTACTCTGTTATGTGGACGATAAAATCGATCTTTTCTTTATGGAAGTGCAAGGTTCTGGCAGGGTTGAATTTGAAGATGGTAAAGTTGTCTTTATAGGCTATGCTGATTCAAATGGGCATCCGTACAAATCACTCGGTCGAGAGATGTTCAATCGGGGTATTTTTACCAATCTGGAAGATATCTCTTTGCAGAGCATCAAAGCGTGGCTTGTGGCGCATCCTAGCCAAATTGACGCACTGCTCAATACCAACCCAAGTTATGTTTTCTTTCGCAAAATGGAACAACGTGCTACGGGAAGTTTAGGCTTGGTTTTAACGCCTGAACGCTCCGTTGCGGTAGATCGCAGTTACATTCCTCTAGGCTCTCTTTTAGCGCTCAAGAGTGAATCCCCCAACTACAAAGTCGATAAATTTGTCTTTGCCCAAGACACGGGAGGCGCCATTAAAGGACCAAATCGTGCGGATATGTTTATGGGTTATGGCGAGAGGGCACAATGGATAGCAGGCGAGCTGAAAGCTCCACTGGAAGTGTGGATCATGCAACCGAAGTTTTAA
- a CDS encoding transcriptional antiterminator Rof: MNAPISCEFYDQLMVAIERKIPSTIVYLENEQSTTLKGVVTELMMIEYEEFLMLKGGKKINLQTIFSFNGKRHKEVSFLHVKGDNFTE, from the coding sequence ATGAACGCACCCATCTCCTGCGAATTTTATGACCAACTTATGGTCGCCATAGAACGTAAAATTCCCTCCACCATTGTCTATCTGGAAAACGAGCAAAGCACCACACTTAAAGGGGTAGTCACAGAATTAATGATGATTGAGTATGAAGAGTTTTTGATGTTAAAAGGTGGAAAAAAGATCAATCTTCAAACAATTTTTTCGTTTAATGGCAAAAGGCATAAAGAGGTTTCGTTTTTACATGTAAAGGGAGATAATTTCACAGAATAA
- the nspC gene encoding carboxynorspermidine decarboxylase, giving the protein METILHEIKTPVYVCEEQLLEQNLTLLEEVAKRSGATVLLALKGFAFKALAPLVDRYLSGCTCSGLHEAKFAKEYFKGTIHTYSPAYKEEDIDEVIALSDHLIFNSFHQWEKYKAKALGKTSCGLRLNPEVSSSPVDLYNPCGLYSRLGITKENMQYDNLEGIEGLHFHALCEQDASALEEVLKGFEERFGALIPRMKWVNFGGGHHITRDGYDVEKLIKIINDFRARYNGIKVYLEPGEAVGWQTGPLVASVLDIVHNGMDIAILDISAEAHMPDTLAMPYRAQIRGAGEVGEKPYVYRLGGPTCLAGDIMGDYSFDAPLKIGDKLIFEDMIHYTIVKNTTFNGVKLPDLAVLHKDGRYEVTSQFGYDEYKRRN; this is encoded by the coding sequence ATCGAAACTATTTTACATGAGATTAAAACACCGGTGTATGTGTGTGAAGAGCAGTTATTAGAACAAAACTTGACTCTTTTAGAAGAGGTTGCCAAACGTTCAGGTGCTACCGTTTTACTCGCTCTTAAAGGCTTTGCATTTAAAGCACTTGCTCCTTTGGTCGATCGCTATTTGAGCGGCTGTACCTGCAGTGGACTTCACGAAGCTAAATTTGCGAAAGAGTATTTTAAAGGTACAATTCATACCTATTCGCCCGCGTATAAAGAAGAGGATATTGATGAGGTGATCGCGTTAAGTGACCATCTTATTTTTAATTCGTTCCATCAATGGGAAAAATACAAAGCAAAAGCACTTGGAAAAACGAGTTGTGGTTTACGTCTTAACCCTGAAGTCTCTTCCAGCCCCGTCGATCTTTACAATCCTTGTGGGCTTTACAGTCGCTTGGGTATTACGAAAGAGAACATGCAGTATGACAATCTTGAAGGCATTGAAGGACTTCATTTTCACGCCCTTTGTGAGCAAGATGCCAGTGCGCTTGAAGAAGTTTTAAAAGGCTTTGAGGAGCGTTTTGGAGCGTTGATTCCTCGCATGAAATGGGTCAATTTTGGAGGAGGGCATCACATCACTCGAGATGGGTATGATGTGGAAAAACTTATCAAAATCATTAACGATTTTAGAGCGCGATATAATGGCATTAAAGTGTATTTGGAACCGGGTGAAGCGGTGGGGTGGCAAACAGGACCATTGGTAGCGAGTGTTTTAGACATCGTGCACAATGGCATGGACATCGCCATTTTAGACATTTCCGCCGAAGCGCATATGCCTGACACCTTAGCAATGCCGTATCGCGCACAGATTCGCGGTGCGGGAGAAGTGGGTGAAAAACCGTACGTGTACCGCCTTGGAGGGCCAACGTGCTTGGCAGGCGACATCATGGGCGATTACAGTTTTGATGCACCACTCAAAATTGGTGACAAACTGATTTTTGAAGATATGATCCACTATACCATCGTTAAAAACACCACATTTAATGGCGTGAAACTGCCCGATTTAGCCGTTCTTCACAAAGATGGACGCTACGAAGTGACGAGCCAGTTTGGGTATGATGAATACAAAAGACGCAATTAA
- a CDS encoding saccharopine dehydrogenase family protein, with amino-acid sequence MATVLIIGAGGVSRVVTKKCAMNSAVFSHIVLASRTKSKCDQIANEIKESLHVNIETAAIDADDVSALVALIEKVKPALVMNIALPYQDLTIMDACIKTKVPYLDTANYEHPDLAKFEYKEQWARDKAFKDAGIMALLGSGFDPGVTNVYCAYAQQYLFDEINSIDILDCNAGDHGYAFATNFNPEINLREVSSKGRYWEEGKWIETEPVSVKMVWDYPEVGPKDSYLLYHEELESLVQNIKGLKRIRFFMTFGQSYLTHMKCLENVGMLRIDEVEVDGVKIVPIQLLKALLPDPASLGPRTVGFTNIGCVFEGFKDGQKRKVYIYNVCDHQECYRETGAQAVSYTTGVPAMIGAKMMLEGKWSGKGVFNMEQFDAKPFMDELNTQGLPWKIIEMKPEETFEVK; translated from the coding sequence ATGGCAACAGTATTAATTATTGGTGCGGGTGGAGTGAGCCGTGTGGTCACCAAAAAATGTGCGATGAACAGTGCGGTATTTTCACACATTGTCTTGGCAAGTCGTACGAAATCAAAGTGCGATCAAATCGCCAATGAGATCAAAGAGTCTTTACATGTAAACATCGAGACGGCTGCGATCGACGCGGATGATGTCTCTGCGTTGGTCGCGTTAATCGAAAAAGTAAAACCCGCTTTAGTGATGAACATTGCTCTTCCGTATCAAGATTTGACGATCATGGATGCGTGCATTAAAACCAAAGTACCTTACCTCGATACCGCAAACTATGAGCATCCAGACCTTGCAAAATTTGAGTACAAAGAGCAATGGGCAAGAGATAAAGCGTTTAAAGATGCGGGTATTATGGCGCTTTTGGGCAGTGGTTTTGACCCAGGTGTCACCAATGTTTACTGCGCTTACGCACAGCAATATCTCTTTGATGAGATCAACTCTATCGATATTTTAGATTGTAACGCGGGCGATCATGGGTATGCGTTTGCAACGAACTTTAACCCCGAGATCAACCTTAGAGAAGTCAGCTCCAAAGGACGTTATTGGGAAGAGGGTAAGTGGATCGAGACTGAGCCTGTTTCTGTGAAGATGGTGTGGGATTACCCAGAAGTTGGACCAAAAGACAGTTATTTGCTTTACCATGAAGAGTTAGAATCCCTCGTTCAAAACATCAAAGGGCTAAAACGTATTCGTTTCTTTATGACGTTTGGTCAAAGCTACCTCACCCATATGAAATGCTTGGAAAACGTGGGCATGCTTCGCATTGATGAAGTTGAGGTCGATGGTGTGAAAATCGTGCCAATCCAACTCTTAAAAGCACTGCTTCCCGATCCTGCAAGTTTGGGACCTAGAACCGTTGGCTTTACGAACATCGGTTGTGTCTTTGAAGGATTTAAAGATGGTCAAAAACGCAAAGTGTACATTTACAATGTGTGTGACCATCAAGAATGTTACCGCGAAACAGGTGCTCAAGCGGTCAGTTACACCACAGGTGTGCCAGCGATGATCGGGGCAAAGATGATGTTGGAAGGAAAATGGAGTGGCAAAGGTGTTTTCAATATGGAACAATTCGACGCAAAACCCTTTATGGATGAACTGAACACTCAAGGGCTTCCTTGGAAAATCATCGAAATGAAACCTGAGGAAACGTTCGAAGTTAAGTAA
- a CDS encoding YqaA family protein, which yields MSYLSLFLTSFASATLLPGGSEALFLYLLSLHLNPFLLLLIATLGNTLGAFVNYLLGKYATDFALRKNYMSEKHLQKASTLFEKYGAWSLLFSWLPIIGDPLTFVAGVVRYEWWKFIIIVGFAKLARYIFVYLGFLAVTQ from the coding sequence GTGAGTTATCTCTCTCTTTTTTTAACAAGTTTCGCCTCTGCCACGTTACTACCTGGTGGAAGCGAAGCGCTTTTTCTCTATCTTCTTAGCCTTCATCTAAACCCTTTTTTACTGCTTCTCATCGCAACACTGGGCAATACACTGGGCGCATTTGTTAACTATCTGCTTGGAAAATACGCTACAGACTTCGCCCTTCGCAAAAACTATATGAGCGAAAAACACCTCCAAAAAGCCTCCACTCTTTTTGAAAAATACGGCGCTTGGAGTTTGCTTTTTTCATGGCTTCCCATCATTGGCGATCCACTTACGTTTGTTGCAGGTGTCGTACGTTATGAGTGGTGGAAGTTTATTATCATCGTTGGCTTTGCCAAATTGGCACGGTATATTTTTGTTTATCTTGGATTTTTGGCGGTAACACAATGA
- a CDS encoding SDR family NAD(P)-dependent oxidoreductase, with the protein MKKARSILITGCSSGIGYTCAHGLQKQGYNVFATCRKDEDVKRLQAEGLNACKLDLCDSGSLHVALAWMLSQTDGRIDVLFNNASFGQPGAVEDLKRDVLREQFETNVFGSVELTNLVLPYMRKQGHGRIIFNSSILGFVAMSYRGAYNASKFAIEGLADTLRLELHGSGVDVVLIEPGPIRSHFRKNALAKFLANIDQERSAHKAIYEKTLERLQKSGDSAFTLGAVAVLKVLVEAMESAKPKFRYPVTFPTKLFTVLKRILPTCIMDSIARKAGE; encoded by the coding sequence ATGAAAAAAGCACGATCTATCCTGATAACGGGCTGTTCTTCGGGCATTGGCTACACCTGCGCACATGGATTGCAAAAGCAAGGTTATAATGTTTTTGCCACGTGTCGAAAAGATGAAGATGTGAAGCGTTTGCAAGCGGAAGGTTTGAATGCTTGTAAACTCGATCTTTGCGATTCTGGTAGTTTACATGTAGCGCTTGCGTGGATGCTCTCGCAAACTGATGGGCGCATTGATGTGCTCTTTAATAATGCCTCTTTTGGACAACCAGGAGCCGTGGAAGACCTCAAACGAGATGTATTACGAGAACAGTTTGAAACCAATGTCTTTGGAAGCGTTGAACTGACCAATTTAGTACTTCCTTATATGCGAAAACAAGGGCATGGACGGATTATTTTCAACAGCTCCATTTTAGGGTTTGTGGCGATGAGTTACCGAGGAGCATACAACGCTTCAAAATTTGCGATTGAAGGCTTAGCCGATACGTTACGACTGGAACTTCATGGCAGTGGCGTTGACGTTGTTTTGATTGAGCCAGGTCCGATTCGTAGCCATTTTCGTAAAAATGCGCTGGCGAAGTTTCTTGCCAACATTGACCAAGAGCGTTCTGCTCACAAAGCAATTTATGAAAAAACACTTGAGCGCCTTCAAAAAAGTGGTGACAGCGCTTTTACTTTAGGAGCTGTGGCAGTTTTAAAAGTCTTGGTTGAAGCGATGGAGTCTGCAAAACCAAAATTTCGCTACCCCGTTACATTTCCTACCAAACTTTTTACCGTCTTAAAACGCATTTTACCGACATGTATTATGGATTCGATCGCCAGAAAAGCGGGGGAATAA